In the genome of Natronorubrum daqingense, the window AGTTCGCTCTCGCCGAGCCACTCGAGTGCGTCCTCAACGTCGTGCGTCGGCGGCGAGCACGTCCGGTCCCGGCAGACGTACAGCGTGGGTTCGTCGTCACGGGCCGTTCGACCGGCCCAGATCGGCGGTTCTTCCGAAAGGTCGAGCCGTTCGAGCCACGCCTCGAGTCCGTCTTCGGCCGGCGGTCGACGCGCGAACAGTCGATCCGGATGGTACGATTCCGCGAATCGGTCGCGCCACTCCTCGGGAAGTTCGTCGGCTGCGACCGTGACCTCGAGTGCACCCGCCTCGAGTCGATCCGCCGCGAGACAGAGCGAGGCGTGCTGGAGGGCGTTCGCTTCGATTCGGTTCGCGTGGGTCTCGAGGACCGTCGATGCAATCGTTTCGAAGTCCTCGCGGGCGAAGCTATCGAGGGCGAGCAGCGTCTCGACGGCCACCCCGGTCGCCGAGGGCGTCGACTGATCGTCCAGTTCCTGTGGGCGCGTGACGAGCGACTCGCCGCTCTCGGGCGTAAAGTACAGCGTCCCGCGGGCTTCATCCCAGAACTCGGTCTCGATGGTTCGGGCGAGTTCGAGGGCGAACGCGAGGTGCTCGACGGCCCCGGTCGCTTCGTAACACCGCAGTGCCCCCCGCGCGAGAAAGGCGTAATCCTCGAGGTAGCCGTCGACGGCGACGTCTCCGTCCTTGTATCGCCGCGCGAGCCGGCCCTCGTCCTCGTCCCAGAGTTGCTCTCGGACGAACTCGAGGGCGTCGACGGCTAATTCGGCGTACTCGTCGTCTCCGAGCACGAGGGCGGCCTCCGCACAGGTATCGATCAGCATGCCGTTCCAACTCGCGAGGACCTTCTCGTCCCGATTGGGGCGCGGGCGGGACTCTCGGACTTCAAACAGCTGTTCGCGGGCGGTCTCGAGTCGCTGCTCGACGTCACGTTCCTCGAGGGCGTACTCCTCGGCGAGGTTGGCAATCGAACGAACCCGGTTCGGCTGGTTCGTCCCTTCGAAATTCCCCGACTCCGTGATGTCGTATCGGTCACAGAAGAGGTCTGCCGTTTTCTCGTCGGAGACGGCGTCGTGAACTTCTGCCGGCGTCCAGACGTAGAACGCACCTTCCTCGCGCTCGCCCGTCTCCGGATCCTCGCTCTGGGCGTCGAGCGTACTGAAGAAGCCGCCCTCCTCGTGAGTCAGCTCTCGGTCGACGAACTCGAGGGTCTCCTCGACGATTTCGGCGTAACGCTCCTCGCCGGTCAGTTGATACCCCGCGAGGAACGCGCGCGGAATCGACGCGTTGTCGTAGAGCATCTTCTCGAAGTGCGGAACCGTCCAGTCCTCGTCGACGCAGTAGCGGTGGAACCCGCCGCCGACGTGGTCGTAGAGCCCGCCTTCGGCCATCGCGTCGAGCGATTCCTCGAGCACCTCGAGATACTGTTCTCGGCCAGTTCGATCGTACGCGCGAGCGAGGACGTGGAGGCGAGACGGTTGTGGAAATTTCGGCCCGCCGGAGCCAAAACCGCCGTGCTGGCGGTCGGCACTCCTGAGCGCAGCGTCTGCTGCTGTCCTCAACACCTCACTCGAGGGCGGGTCGGCTGCAGCAACGGAGTCGGGGGTCTCCTCGAGTCGGTCTTTCGCCGCGTCGGTCCACTGTTGTGCGCGGTTTTCGACCTCGTCTCGGTCCTGTTCCCACGAGGTCGTAAGCTGCTCGAGCACGTCGAGAAAGCCCGGTTGGCCGCGTTTCGCTTCCTTCGGGAAGTACGTCCCGATGTAGAAGGGCTTTCCCTGTGGCGTGAGCCACGCGGAGAGGGGCCAGCCGCCACGTCCGGTGACGAGTTGGGCGACGGTCATGTAGATGCTATCGACGTCCGGGCGCTCCTCGCGGTCGACTTTGATCGGGACGAACTCCTCGTTGAGGACCTCGGCGACGTCCTCGTCCGCGAAGCTCTCCTCTTCCATGACGTGACACCAGTGACACGCCGAGTAGCCGATCGAGAGGAAGATCGGCACGTCGTGCTCGCGAGCCGTCTCGAGTGCCTGTTCGTCCCACGGCTGCCAGTTGACGGGGTTGTCGGCGTGCTGGCGCAGATAGGGACTCTCCTCCTCGTCCAGACGATTTCGCCGGGTAGGCGTGCTCATGTAACGGGATACAGCCTCCCGGCCTAAAAGCCCCGCGTCGAAACGCGACGACCGAGTAGGGTGTGCTTGAATTCCCGACGGACCACTGGGACGGACGCGATACGACGGTCGTACTGACCGTTTTACGCGTGGGCGGCGGGAATCGGACGAAAATCACAGATGCCGATGTCGATTCTGAACTCCGTCGAACCCGTCGGAAAGACGATGAACCCTCGCTCGAGTGACGCACTGACGGCGTCGAAAAATGAACGATGTTGGTCTCAGGTCCGTGGAGAGTCGGCGACGTCTCTCTCGAGGCCTCTCGCGGCTCGTCGGCCAGTCATGGAGACGAGGACCATCGAGAACCCCGTCACGAGCAAGCTCACGCCGAGGAGCACTCCGATCGCCCACGTCGCGTCGGCGGGGAAACCCGCCCAGAGCAGGCCCGCGAGGACGAGCGAAATGATCCCGCTGACTGCGACGTATGCCATTCCGTCGTGGCCTCGCATTCGAACGCTCGCCGCGAGTTCGGTCAGCCCGTCGACGACCAGAAAGGCGATGACCAAGAGCGTGAGCGTCGCGAGACCGACGATCGGGTTCACGAGCAAGAGGAGTCCCGCGACGACTGCGACGCCAGCGAGGACGACCTGCCAGAGCGTTCCGCTCCAGCCGCGATTCGCGTGTGCGGTAATCGCGTGTGCGATACCACTCGCGACGAGTAGCGCCCCGAGAAGGTAGGTTATCGACAGGCCCGTCACGAACGGGAACGCGATCGCGAGGATGCCGAGGAGTGCGATGACGCCACCGGTGATTCCGACCAGTTGCCAGTCCACGTCGAGTGGGAACGGATCGACGGCTGACTCGTTGGGTGTAGATTCCATGGCTCTCGTCTCGTATGAACGACACGAGCGGCTATATACGTCGCTGACAATTTTTCCGTCAATCAGCGCCGTAGACCAGTCCACGGGCGCGAAAATGGGAGAATCAGGAGATTGCCGTTCGGTCGTTACTCCGTCAGCATGCGTCGAAGCACGAGGTGGAGCACGCCCCCGTTCTCGACGTACTCGACTGCAGCAGGCGTACCGACCTGCGCGGTCACGTCGAACTCGGTCGTCTCGCCGTCGCCAGCCTCGGCGACGACGGTGAGTTCGGCGTTCGGCTCGAGGCCGTCGTCGAGGCCGCGAATCTCGAACGTCTCCGAGCCGTCGAGGCCGAGTTCCTCCCAGCCGTCGCCGTCCTCGAACTGCAGGGGCAAGACGCCCATCCCGAGGAGGTTGTCACGGTAGATCCGTTCGTAGCTCTTGCCGATCGTCGCGCGGACGCCGAGCAGGTCGGTTCCCTTCGCCGCCCAGTCGCGACTCGAGCCGGTGCCGAGTTCGTCGCCGGCCATGACGACGAGTGGGGTGTCGTCCTCGCGGTAGCGCTCGGAGGCCTCGAAGACGGTGGTTTCCTCGTCCGTCGGGTGGTGGATGGTGTACCCACCCTCCTTGCCCTCGAGTAACTGGTTCTCGATGCGGACGTTCGCGAAGGTGCCACGCATCATGACCTCGTGGTTGCCCCGACGGGAGCCGTAGGTGTTGAACTCGTAGGCTTCGACGCCGCGCTCTGCGAGCCACTGGCCGGCGGGCAGGTCCTCGCTGAACGGCCCTGCCGGACTGATGTGATCGGTCGTGACGGTGTCACCGAGCATGAGCAATCCGCGTGCACCTTCGATGTTCTCCACGCCGGGTTCCTCGAGCGGGAAGTCCTGGAAGAACGGCGGCTCGCGGATGTACGTCGACTCGTCGTCCCAGTCGTAAACGTCGCCCGTCGGCGCGTCGAGTGCCTCCCAGCGCTCGTCGCCCTCGAAGACGCTCGCGTACTTCTCCTCGAACAGTTCGGCGGAGACGTTCTCGTGGATCGTCTCCCGAACCTCTTCTGGGTCCGGCCAGACGTCCTCGAGGTAGACCTCCTCGCCGTCGTCGTTCGTGCCGATCGGCTCGTTTTCGAGGTCGATGTCCATCTTGCCCGCGAGACCGTAGGCGACGACCAGCGGCGGGCTGGCCAGGTAGTTCGCGCGGATATTCGGGTGAATTCGGGCCTCGAAATTGCGGTTGCCCGAGAGGACGCTGGTCGTCCAGAGATCGTGCTCGTCGATGGCAGCCTCGATCGGCTCGGCGAGCGGGCCAGTGTTACCGATACAGGTCGTACAGCCGTAGCCGACGACGTGGTAGCCCAGTTCCTCGAGGTCCTCGAGGAGATCAGCCTGTTTGAGGTACTCCGTGACGACCTTGCTGCCGGGTGCCAGGCTGGTTTTAACGTACTCCGGGATCTCGAGTCCCTGCTCGGCTGCATTACGCGCGAGCAGGCCCGCGGCGACCATCACCGACGGGTTCGAGGTGTTCGTACAGCTCGTAATCGCACTGACGAGAACGGAGCCGTGACCGATCTCGACGTCGGTGCCGTCCTCGAGCGTGACGGGAACCTTTTCGTCGAGTCCGGGCTGTTCTTTCTCGACGAGTCCGCCGTCGCTCTCTGCGGCTCCGGAGTCGATCACACCCTCTTCGGCGAGCAGCGTCGGGAAGTGCTCGTCGAGATCGCCCATCGGGATGCGGGCGTGGGGCTTCTTGTGGCCCGCGAGGCTGGGTTCGACGGAGCCCAGATCGAACTCGACTGTCTCGGTGAACTCGGGGTCGTGGTCGCCAAAGAGTCCCTGAGCCTCGAGGTACTCGCGGACGAGGTCGATGTGGTCCTCGTCGCGACCAGTGAGCTCGAGGTAGTCGAGCGTCTTCTCGTCGACGGGGAACATCGAGATCGTACAGCCGTGTTCAGGCGACATGTTCGAGATGGTCGCGCGGTCGGCGACGGAAAGCTGGGAGACGCCCTCGCCGTAGAACTCGACGAATTTGTCGACGACGCCAACCTGGCGGAGCTTCTCGGTGATGTGAAGCACGAGGTCCGTCGCGGTTGCGCCCTCGGGGAGTTCGCCCGTGAGCTCGACGCCGACGACCTCGGGCAGCGTCATCGTGATGGGCTGGCCCAGGAGGGCGGCTTCGGCTTCGATCCCGCCGACACCCCAGCCGACGACACCGATGCCGTTGATCATCG includes:
- a CDS encoding thioredoxin domain-containing protein, which gives rise to MSTPTRRNRLDEEESPYLRQHADNPVNWQPWDEQALETAREHDVPIFLSIGYSACHWCHVMEEESFADEDVAEVLNEEFVPIKVDREERPDVDSIYMTVAQLVTGRGGWPLSAWLTPQGKPFYIGTYFPKEAKRGQPGFLDVLEQLTTSWEQDRDEVENRAQQWTDAAKDRLEETPDSVAAADPPSSEVLRTAADAALRSADRQHGGFGSGGPKFPQPSRLHVLARAYDRTGREQYLEVLEESLDAMAEGGLYDHVGGGFHRYCVDEDWTVPHFEKMLYDNASIPRAFLAGYQLTGEERYAEIVEETLEFVDRELTHEEGGFFSTLDAQSEDPETGEREEGAFYVWTPAEVHDAVSDEKTADLFCDRYDITESGNFEGTNQPNRVRSIANLAEEYALEERDVEQRLETAREQLFEVRESRPRPNRDEKVLASWNGMLIDTCAEAALVLGDDEYAELAVDALEFVREQLWDEDEGRLARRYKDGDVAVDGYLEDYAFLARGALRCYEATGAVEHLAFALELARTIETEFWDEARGTLYFTPESGESLVTRPQELDDQSTPSATGVAVETLLALDSFAREDFETIASTVLETHANRIEANALQHASLCLAADRLEAGALEVTVAADELPEEWRDRFAESYHPDRLFARRPPAEDGLEAWLERLDLSEEPPIWAGRTARDDEPTLYVCRDRTCSPPTHDVEDALEWLGESELNAESTENGSDEPESPF
- a CDS encoding HdeD family acid-resistance protein, which gives rise to MESTPNESAVDPFPLDVDWQLVGITGGVIALLGILAIAFPFVTGLSITYLLGALLVASGIAHAITAHANRGWSGTLWQVVLAGVAVVAGLLLLVNPIVGLATLTLLVIAFLVVDGLTELAASVRMRGHDGMAYVAVSGIISLVLAGLLWAGFPADATWAIGVLLGVSLLVTGFSMVLVSMTGRRAARGLERDVADSPRT
- the acnA gene encoding aconitate hydratase AcnA yields the protein MAIDEFSDAIREFDHDGETYKMADLTVLEEQGLCDLETLPVSIRVLLEAVLRNADGDTISAQDVENAASWEPDVPDVEVPFQPSRVVLQDLTGVPAVVDLAALRSAADRAGKDPSVVEPEVPCDLVIDHSVQVDYFGSEDAYEQNVELEYERNEERYRAIKWAEQAFDGFNVVPPGTGIVHQVNLEHLGEVVHAREEDGEQWLLPDTLVGTDSHTPMINGIGVVGWGVGGIEAEAALLGQPITMTLPEVVGVELTGELPEGATATDLVLHITEKLRQVGVVDKFVEFYGEGVSQLSVADRATISNMSPEHGCTISMFPVDEKTLDYLELTGRDEDHIDLVREYLEAQGLFGDHDPEFTETVEFDLGSVEPSLAGHKKPHARIPMGDLDEHFPTLLAEEGVIDSGAAESDGGLVEKEQPGLDEKVPVTLEDGTDVEIGHGSVLVSAITSCTNTSNPSVMVAAGLLARNAAEQGLEIPEYVKTSLAPGSKVVTEYLKQADLLEDLEELGYHVVGYGCTTCIGNTGPLAEPIEAAIDEHDLWTTSVLSGNRNFEARIHPNIRANYLASPPLVVAYGLAGKMDIDLENEPIGTNDDGEEVYLEDVWPDPEEVRETIHENVSAELFEEKYASVFEGDERWEALDAPTGDVYDWDDESTYIREPPFFQDFPLEEPGVENIEGARGLLMLGDTVTTDHISPAGPFSEDLPAGQWLAERGVEAYEFNTYGSRRGNHEVMMRGTFANVRIENQLLEGKEGGYTIHHPTDEETTVFEASERYREDDTPLVVMAGDELGTGSSRDWAAKGTDLLGVRATIGKSYERIYRDNLLGMGVLPLQFEDGDGWEELGLDGSETFEIRGLDDGLEPNAELTVVAEAGDGETTEFDVTAQVGTPAAVEYVENGGVLHLVLRRMLTE